Proteins co-encoded in one Myxococcus xanthus genomic window:
- a CDS encoding universal stress protein — protein sequence MATVSRILVPVDLSDGSREVIDYAVKLARPFKASVEVVHAWEPPQYVAPDLLVAAPGWNSQSLEHVAVEAATKELTAQMNQGEPPGVPVSQKIVVGEAASTILDLAEQDKCDLIVMGTHGRRGLPRLLLGSVAQKVVARASCPVLTIHLSERK from the coding sequence ATGGCGACTGTTTCCCGAATCCTCGTTCCCGTGGACCTGTCGGACGGCTCCCGGGAGGTCATCGACTACGCGGTGAAGCTCGCTCGGCCTTTCAAGGCATCGGTCGAGGTGGTCCACGCCTGGGAGCCACCCCAGTACGTGGCGCCCGACCTGCTGGTGGCCGCGCCGGGGTGGAACTCCCAATCCCTGGAGCACGTCGCCGTGGAGGCCGCGACGAAGGAGCTGACGGCCCAGATGAACCAGGGGGAGCCCCCGGGCGTCCCGGTGAGCCAGAAAATCGTCGTGGGTGAGGCGGCGTCCACCATCCTCGACCTCGCCGAGCAGGACAAATGCGACCTCATCGTCATGGGCACCCACGGCCGGCGCGGCCTTCCCCGCCTGCTCCTGGGAAGCGTGGCGCAGAAGGTCGTCGCCCGCGCGTCCTGCCCGGTGCTCACCATCCACCTGTCCGAGCGGAAGTAG
- a CDS encoding trypsin-like serine peptidase: MFPKSVRALFLVGALSACGTEAPPDVPNADGQEPLQSQESNVIVGSVNWVSATTLSGTQRTRSRAVGYLSIPAVGSRCTAWLVSRDVIITNNHCVGSSSEASGARVSFNYEDGVSSTARVWYNCGTLIRTWAGDDMTALRCTATNGQLPGDVYGWLTVASANAATNASIYVLHQNCDYYTTSGCTPTKKSSPGVVRNANYSTTDLSYDADTLGGSSGSPVLSSSSHQVVGLHHIGLGGNSQGRGTANTGVKATRVKARLAEIGL; encoded by the coding sequence ATGTTCCCGAAGAGCGTTCGTGCGCTGTTCCTGGTGGGAGCCCTGTCTGCCTGCGGCACCGAAGCACCTCCCGACGTTCCCAACGCGGACGGCCAGGAGCCGCTGCAGTCGCAGGAGTCCAACGTCATCGTGGGCTCGGTGAACTGGGTGAGCGCCACGACGCTGTCCGGCACGCAGCGCACGCGCTCGCGCGCGGTGGGATACCTGTCCATTCCGGCGGTGGGCTCGCGCTGCACGGCGTGGCTGGTGTCGCGGGATGTGATCATCACCAACAACCACTGCGTCGGCAGCAGCTCCGAGGCCTCCGGTGCGCGTGTGTCCTTCAACTATGAGGACGGCGTCAGCTCCACCGCTCGCGTCTGGTACAACTGCGGCACGCTGATCCGCACCTGGGCCGGCGACGACATGACGGCGCTGCGCTGCACGGCCACCAACGGCCAGCTCCCGGGTGACGTGTACGGCTGGCTGACGGTGGCCAGCGCCAACGCCGCCACCAACGCCAGCATCTACGTGCTCCACCAGAACTGCGACTACTACACGACGAGCGGCTGCACGCCGACGAAGAAGTCCTCGCCGGGCGTGGTGCGCAATGCCAACTACAGCACCACGGACCTGTCCTACGACGCGGACACGCTGGGCGGCTCGTCCGGCTCGCCCGTGCTGTCCTCGTCCTCGCACCAGGTGGTGGGCCTGCACCACATCGGCCTGGGCGGCAACTCGCAGGGCCGCGGCACGGCCAACACCGGCGTGAAGGCCACGCGCGTGAAGGCGCGCCTGGCCGAGATTGGCCTCTAG
- a CDS encoding SDR family NAD(P)-dependent oxidoreductase, with product MRPLPIDQGTVLIIGAARGIGRELARLLARRVRTLVLVDHQAQVLEPLREELLLNYPTLGVLVESCDVCDPQQVDALLASLESQFVRVDVLVNNAAEGDQALYAQEGWGRVEAMLRANVWVPALLTHRLLKPMLERGRGGILNIGSGAAQLILPGSATFSATQRFLDGFTEALRLEVEGQGVTVTRVAPGPLWEAGVEGAESLAPFFHLSLERCAREALAGFERGAALVYPGLGHRWVMRLLPLLPRGLKRSLGRMALRGLRREELLLPPRQAPQALPLSGEPSPA from the coding sequence ATGCGTCCTCTCCCCATCGACCAAGGAACCGTGCTGATCATCGGCGCGGCCCGGGGGATTGGCCGGGAGCTTGCCCGGCTGCTTGCACGTCGCGTTCGGACCCTGGTGCTCGTGGACCATCAGGCCCAGGTCCTGGAGCCCCTGCGCGAGGAACTCCTGCTGAACTACCCGACGCTGGGCGTGCTCGTCGAATCCTGCGACGTGTGCGATCCCCAGCAGGTGGACGCGCTGCTCGCTTCGCTGGAGTCGCAGTTCGTCCGCGTGGACGTGTTGGTGAACAACGCCGCGGAAGGCGACCAGGCGCTGTATGCCCAGGAGGGCTGGGGGCGTGTGGAAGCCATGTTGCGCGCCAACGTCTGGGTGCCCGCGCTGCTGACGCACCGGCTGCTCAAGCCCATGTTGGAGCGTGGACGGGGCGGCATCCTCAACATCGGCTCCGGCGCGGCGCAGCTCATCCTGCCGGGCTCGGCCACCTTCTCCGCCACCCAGCGCTTCCTGGACGGCTTCACGGAGGCGCTGCGCCTGGAGGTGGAGGGGCAGGGCGTCACGGTGACGCGCGTAGCTCCGGGGCCGCTGTGGGAAGCGGGTGTGGAGGGCGCGGAGTCACTGGCGCCTTTCTTCCATCTGTCACTGGAGCGCTGTGCCCGCGAGGCGCTCGCCGGCTTCGAGCGCGGCGCGGCCCTGGTGTACCCGGGCTTGGGGCACCGGTGGGTGATGCGGCTGCTGCCACTGCTGCCACGCGGGCTCAAGCGGAGCCTGGGGCGGATGGCGCTGCGGGGCCTGCGGCGGGAGGAGTTGCTGCTCCCACCACGGCAGGCCCCCCAGGCGCTGCCACTTTCGGGCGAGCCATCACCCGCGTGA
- a CDS encoding FAD-dependent oxidoreductase: protein MSKAMICSCEDVTVDDIRHAVSRGFCDVESVKRYTGFGTGICQGKSCTAAVAALLEKEKALKPAAVVPFTPRPPLYPTELRMMASAPVDESQPPVGGLPQEVDAFPAALRPEGPVPAKAKVVIIGGGIMGLALAYNLARAGETDVVVLERGYLCAGASGRNGGGVRMQWGTPSLVELAKRSIELMKGFARELGINVWLRQGGYIFLAKTAPVAQRLERNVSLHNRFGVPTRLITPDEARGIVPGLTMKDCLIASYNPEDGVIFPWPFLWGYAQGCQKRGVRVETYTDVTGFETSGGQVRKVKTTRGDIACDTVVLAAGAWSPQVAKLADVKLPNEPHRHEILSTEPLKPFLGPLVSVLDSGLYFSQSMRGEIVGGMGDAKEPAGLNMGSTLRFVSRFAQALMEQLPEVGHVKVLRQWAGCYDVTPDNNPILGRTPGLDNLLQMSGFVGHGFMMAPAVAERMAKWMATGESDELFTRFNLRRYSDAAGHSRDFGTGTLEREDMVIG from the coding sequence ATGAGCAAGGCGATGATCTGCTCCTGTGAGGACGTCACCGTCGACGACATCCGTCACGCGGTGTCCCGGGGCTTCTGCGACGTGGAGTCGGTGAAGCGCTACACCGGCTTCGGCACCGGCATCTGCCAGGGCAAGAGCTGCACGGCGGCGGTGGCCGCGCTGCTGGAGAAGGAGAAGGCGCTCAAGCCCGCGGCCGTGGTGCCCTTCACGCCGCGCCCGCCGCTCTACCCCACCGAGCTGCGGATGATGGCCTCCGCGCCCGTGGACGAGTCCCAGCCGCCTGTGGGCGGGCTGCCGCAGGAAGTGGACGCCTTCCCCGCCGCGCTGCGCCCGGAGGGCCCGGTGCCCGCGAAGGCGAAGGTGGTCATCATCGGCGGCGGCATCATGGGCCTGGCGCTGGCGTACAACCTGGCGCGCGCCGGTGAGACGGACGTGGTGGTGCTGGAGCGCGGCTACCTGTGCGCGGGCGCGTCCGGCCGCAACGGCGGCGGCGTGCGCATGCAGTGGGGCACGCCCTCGCTGGTGGAGCTGGCCAAGCGCTCCATCGAGCTGATGAAGGGCTTCGCGCGCGAGCTGGGCATCAACGTCTGGCTGCGCCAGGGAGGCTACATCTTCCTGGCGAAGACAGCGCCGGTGGCCCAGCGGCTGGAGCGCAACGTCTCGCTGCACAACCGCTTCGGCGTCCCTACCCGGCTCATCACCCCCGACGAGGCACGCGGCATCGTCCCCGGGCTCACGATGAAGGACTGCCTCATCGCGTCCTACAATCCCGAGGACGGCGTCATCTTCCCCTGGCCCTTCCTGTGGGGCTACGCGCAGGGCTGCCAGAAGCGCGGCGTCCGCGTGGAGACGTACACGGACGTCACCGGCTTCGAGACCAGCGGCGGCCAGGTGCGCAAGGTGAAGACGACGCGCGGGGACATCGCCTGCGACACCGTGGTGCTGGCCGCCGGCGCCTGGAGTCCGCAGGTGGCGAAGCTGGCGGACGTGAAGCTGCCCAACGAGCCGCACCGCCACGAAATCCTCAGCACCGAGCCGCTGAAGCCCTTCCTGGGGCCGCTGGTGTCCGTGCTCGACAGCGGGCTGTACTTCAGCCAGTCCATGCGCGGCGAAATCGTGGGCGGCATGGGCGACGCCAAGGAGCCCGCGGGCCTCAACATGGGCAGCACCCTGCGCTTCGTGTCGCGCTTCGCGCAGGCGCTGATGGAGCAGTTGCCCGAGGTGGGCCATGTGAAGGTGCTGCGTCAGTGGGCCGGCTGCTACGACGTGACGCCGGACAACAACCCGATTCTGGGACGCACCCCGGGACTGGACAACCTGCTCCAGATGTCCGGCTTCGTGGGCCACGGCTTCATGATGGCCCCCGCCGTCGCGGAGCGGATGGCGAAATGGATGGCCACCGGCGAGTCCGACGAGCTCTTCACCCGCTTCAACCTCCGACGCTACTCTGACGCGGCGGGCCATTCGCGTGACTTCGGCACCGGAACGCTGGAGCGCGAGGACATGGTCATCGGCTGA